Proteins from one Embleya scabrispora genomic window:
- a CDS encoding (2Fe-2S)-binding protein gives MYVCMCFGVTDRQVNDRIADGARTMREIAQSCGGAGTDCGRCVKSITAMLPRDESRRRRRELCGEADTCATACESTGPTAEPVALPTPTVVAAASLPDNVVPLRRHSAA, from the coding sequence GTGTACGTCTGCATGTGCTTCGGTGTTACCGACCGTCAGGTCAACGACCGGATAGCCGACGGCGCCCGCACCATGCGCGAGATCGCCCAGTCCTGCGGCGGCGCGGGCACCGACTGCGGCCGGTGCGTCAAGAGCATCACCGCGATGTTGCCCCGCGACGAGTCCCGACGCCGGCGGCGCGAGCTGTGCGGCGAGGCGGACACCTGCGCGACCGCCTGCGAGAGCACCGGCCCGACCGCCGAGCCCGTCGCGCTGCCGACGCCGACCGTCGTCGCCGCCGCGTCCCTGCCCGACAACGTGGTCCCGCTGCGCCGGCACTCCGCCGCCTGA
- a CDS encoding threonine aldolase family protein encodes MTFTDLRSDTVTKPGPAMRAAMAAAEVGDDVYAEDPTVRALEEYVADLFGQPFALFTPTGVMANQLAVRLTVPAGGELVLDADAHIVAHEDGAASAQGGVQTRTTLSPRGLLDPADLARLIRVGNPYTVGTDLVAVEQTHNRGGGSVYPLERLTAIRELVSGYGLPLHCDGARIWNAHVATGTPLRGYGALFDSLSVCLSKGLGAPAGSVLMMPAEYEAEARRMRHRMGGGMRQAGILAAGGRYALEHHVERLAEDHEHARELAVLLRDAGFAVADPETNIVLVELGERQPDAAAIAERCRADGVLVSAFGPRLVRLVTHMDVDAAGCARAATAIARAAKG; translated from the coding sequence ATGACCTTCACCGACCTGCGCAGCGATACCGTCACCAAGCCCGGCCCCGCGATGCGCGCGGCGATGGCCGCCGCCGAGGTGGGCGACGACGTCTACGCCGAGGACCCGACCGTCCGGGCCCTGGAGGAGTACGTCGCCGACCTGTTCGGGCAGCCGTTCGCGCTGTTCACGCCGACCGGCGTGATGGCCAACCAGCTCGCCGTGCGGCTGACCGTCCCGGCGGGCGGCGAACTGGTCCTGGACGCCGACGCGCACATCGTCGCGCACGAGGACGGCGCGGCGTCGGCGCAGGGCGGTGTGCAGACCCGGACCACGCTCAGCCCGCGCGGTCTGCTCGACCCGGCCGACCTGGCCCGGTTGATCCGGGTCGGCAACCCGTACACGGTCGGAACCGATCTGGTCGCGGTCGAGCAGACGCACAACCGGGGCGGCGGCTCGGTGTACCCGCTGGAGCGGTTGACGGCGATCCGTGAGCTGGTGAGCGGATACGGACTGCCGCTGCACTGCGACGGTGCGCGGATCTGGAACGCGCACGTGGCCACCGGCACCCCGCTGCGCGGCTACGGGGCGCTGTTCGACTCGCTCAGCGTGTGTCTGTCCAAGGGGCTCGGCGCGCCGGCCGGGTCGGTGCTTATGATGCCCGCGGAGTACGAGGCCGAGGCACGGCGGATGCGGCACCGGATGGGCGGCGGCATGCGCCAGGCGGGCATCCTGGCGGCCGGCGGCCGGTACGCCCTGGAGCACCACGTCGAGCGGCTGGCCGAGGACCACGAGCACGCGCGGGAGTTGGCCGTGCTGCTGCGCGACGCGGGCTTCGCGGTGGCCGACCCGGAGACCAACATCGTGCTGGTCGAGCTGGGGGAGCGGCAGCCGGACGCGGCCGCGATCGCCGAGCGCTGCCGGGCGGACGGGGTGCTGGTGTCGGCGTTCGGGCCGAGGCTGGTGCGCCTGGTCACGCACATGGACGTGGACGCGGCCGGTTGCGCGCGCGCCGCGACGGCGATCGCGCGGGCGGCGAAGGGCTGA